One genomic segment of Arachis duranensis cultivar V14167 chromosome 4, aradu.V14167.gnm2.J7QH, whole genome shotgun sequence includes these proteins:
- the LOC107485790 gene encoding U-box domain-containing protein 33 isoform X1, with amino-acid sequence MAVVSPVPATTQRMGSVRRVQEGEIVGEPNQAVVVDEPIYVAVSKEVKESKLNLIWAIQNSGGRRICILHVHVPATKIPLMGAMFPASSLKEQEVRAYRDIERQTMHKTLDEYLRICQRMGVQAEKVHIEMDNIEKGIVELVSQRGIQRLVMGAASDRSHSRRMMDLKSKKAIFVCEQAPAFCWIQFICKGHLIHTRDLVQQVPNSEAEHPVLPRSQSVITPGQNQTSHRRELFRKVRSANDGAVGGIMHDSSPDNFEGFSTPPNRLGTDLSSDESDRLSRTRSPSALSVCSDSGAVDPMLSPNSVSEIAENVAELTLSHAIKEDLHSSPPSVLQDGGMNDTIYDQLELAMAEAERATRNAYQETYRRGKAEKEAIEAMRKAKISESLYVEELNLRKRAEEELQKEKEQLQNMKIQRDKVKEELQLALDQKSSLESQIASSELMIKEYEQKIISAVDLLQSYKNERDELQVQRDEVLREATELRKKQGEASGTRTPQLFSEFSFLEIEQATNNFDQSLKIGEGGYGSIFKGMLRHTEVAIKMLHSDSMQGPLEFQQEVDVLSKLRHPNLITLVGACPESFTLIYEYLPNGSLEDRLVCKDNTPPLPWQTRIRIAAELCSALIFLHSSKPHRIVHGDLKPSNILLDANLISKLSDFGICRILSRREDSTDNTTECWRTHPKGTFVYMDPEFLASGELTPKSDVYSFGVILMRLLTGRPALGITKEVSYALETGKLKSLLDPLAGDWPFVQAEQLARLAMRCCEMNRKNRPDLYSDVWRVLDPMTASSGGTLSPSGLYQQTPSYFICPIFQEVMRDPHVAADGFTYEAEAIRGWLDSGHDDSPMTNSKLAHRNLVPNRALKSAIHDWLQSH; translated from the exons ATGGCTGTGGTGAGTCCTGTGCCTGCAACAACACAAAGGATGGGTTCTGTGAGGCGAGTTCAAGAGGGTGAAATTGTTGGGGAGCCTAATCAAGCTGTGGTAGTTGATGAACCAATCTATGTTGCTGTGTCAAAAGAAGTGAAAGAGAGCAAGCTGAATCTGATATGGGCGATTCAGAACTCTGGAGGAAGGAGGATTTGCATACTTCATGTTCATGTTCCTGCAACCAAGATCCCTTTGA TGGGTGCTATGTTCCCTGCAAGTTCACTGAAAGAGCAGGAGGTTCGAGCATACCGGGATATTGAAAGGCAAACCATGCATAAGACTCTTGATGAGTATCTTCGTATATGTCAACGGATGGGG GTGCAGGCGGAGAAAGTGCATATTGAAATGGACAACATTGAAAAAGGAATTGTAGAACTTGTCTCCCAACGTGGCATCCAAAGGCTTGTCATGGGAGCGGCATCGGACCGATCCCATTCTAG GAGAATGATGGACTTGAAATCTAAGAAAGCCATCTTTGTATGTGAGCAAGCTCCGGCATTTTGTTGGATACAGTTTATCTGCAAAGGGCACCTTATACACACAAG GGATTTGGTACAACAAGTTCCAAACTCTGAAGCTGAACATCCAGTACTCCCGAGATCTCAATCTGTTATTACTCCGGGCCAAAATCAAACTAGTCATCGTCGGGAGTTATTTCGCAAAGTAAGGTCTGCCAATGATGGTGCTGTAGGGGGCATTATGCATGATTCTTCTCCAGATAACTTTGAAGGGTTCTCAACTCCACCAAATAGGTTAGGTACTGATTTAAGTTCTGATGAGTCAGATAGGCTGTCAAGGACAAGGAGTCCTTCAGCTTTGTCAGTGTGCTCCGATAGTGGTGCTGTTGACCCAATGTTGAGCCCAAATTCGGTTAGTGAGATTGCCGAGAACGTAGCAGAGTTGACTTTGAGCCATGCAATCAAAGAGGatcttcattcttctcctcCTAGTGTACTG CAGGATGGAGGAATGAATGATACTATATATGATCAACTTGAATTGGCTATGGCTGAGGCCGAGAGAGCCACACGAAACGCATATCAAGAAACATATAGGCGTGGGAAAGCTGAAAAGGAGGCCATTGAAGCTATGCGAAAG GCTAAAATCTCTGAAAGTTTATATGTAGAAGAGTTGAATCTGAGGAAAAGGGCCGAGGAAGaactacaaaaagaaaaagaacaactTCAAAATATGAAGATCCAGAGAGACAAAGTTAAGGAAGAACTCCAACTTGCACTGGATCAGAAGTCATCACTGGAGAGCCAAATTGCATCATCCGAACTTATGATAAAGGAGTATGAGCAGAAGATCATTTCTGCCGTGGATCTGTTACAAAGCTACAAGAACGAACGGGATGAGTTGCAGGTACAGCGCGATGAAGTGCTGAGAGAGGCCACGGAGTTGAGGAAAAAACAAGGAGAGGCCTCTGGCACTCGCACGCCTCAATTGTTTTCGGAGTTCTCTTTCCTTGAGATAGAACAAGCAACAAATAACTTTGATCAGTCCCTAAAGATAGGAGAAGGTGGATATGGAAGTATATTTAAAGGTATGTTGCGGCACACTGAGGTGGCTATAAAGATGTTGCACTCTGACAGCATGCAAGGACCCTTGGAGTTTCAACAAGAG GTTGATGTATTGAGCAAGTTAAGGCATCCAAATCTTATCACACTTGTTGGAGCCTGCCCAGAATCCTTTACTCTTATCTACGAGTATTTACCGAATGGGAGCCTTGAAGACCGTCTGGTTTGCAAGGATAACACACCTCCCTTGCCATGGCAAACTCGAATTCGCATTGCTGCAGAACTTTGTTCAGCTCTCATCTTCCTTCACTCAAGTAAACCGCACCGCATAGTGCACGGTGACTTGAAACCCTCTAACATTCTCCTTGATGCAAACCTTATTAGCAAGCTAAGCGACTTTGGAATCTGCCGCATATTATCTCGTCGTGAGGATTCGACTGATAACACTACGGAGTGTTGGAGAACCCACCCAAAGGGAACTTTTGTTTACATGGATCCGGAATTCCTTGCGTCCGGGGAACTTACTCCAAAGTCAGATGTTTATTCCTTTGGAGTCATATTGATGAGATTGTTGACAGGAAGACCGGCCTTGGGAATAACAAAGGAAGTGTCCTATGCACTGGAAACCGGAAAGCTGAAATCCCTGTTGGATCCTTTAGCCGGAGACTGGCCATTCGTGCAAGCCGAACAATTGGCTCGCCTGGCCATGAGGTGTTGCGAGATGAATAGAAAGAACCGGCCGGATCTTTATTCCGATGTATGGAGGGTATTGGACCCCATGACAGCTTCCTCTGGAGGCACACTAAGTCCTTCAGGTCTTTACCAACAAACACCATCATATTTCATTTGTCCAATCTTTCAG gaagtaATGCGAGATCCGCATGTAGCTGCGGATGGCTTCACTTATGAAGCCGAGGCCATAAGAGGGTGGCTTGACAGCGGTCACGACGATTCGCCAATGACAAATTCGAAGCTTGCGCACCGCAATCTTGTTCCGAACCGCGCACTCAAGTCTGCAATCCATGACTGGCTTCAAAGTCATTAA
- the LOC107485790 gene encoding U-box domain-containing protein 33 isoform X2 yields MAVVSPVPATTQRMGSVRRVQEGEIVGEPNQAVVVDEPIYVAVSKEVKESKLNLIWAIQNSGGRRICILHVHVPATKIPLMGAMFPASSLKEQEVRAYRDIERQTMHKTLDEYLRICQRMGVQAEKVHIEMDNIEKGIVELVSQRGIQRLVMGAASDRSHSRRMMDLKSKKAIFVCEQAPAFCWIQFICKGHLIHTRDLVQQVPNSEAEHPVLPRSQSVITPGQNQTSHRRELFRKVRSANDGAVGGIMHDSSPDNFEGFSTPPNRLGTDLSSDESDRLSRTRSPSALSVCSDSGAVDPMLSPNSVSEIAENVAELTLSHAIKEDLHSSPPSVLDGGMNDTIYDQLELAMAEAERATRNAYQETYRRGKAEKEAIEAMRKAKISESLYVEELNLRKRAEEELQKEKEQLQNMKIQRDKVKEELQLALDQKSSLESQIASSELMIKEYEQKIISAVDLLQSYKNERDELQVQRDEVLREATELRKKQGEASGTRTPQLFSEFSFLEIEQATNNFDQSLKIGEGGYGSIFKGMLRHTEVAIKMLHSDSMQGPLEFQQEVDVLSKLRHPNLITLVGACPESFTLIYEYLPNGSLEDRLVCKDNTPPLPWQTRIRIAAELCSALIFLHSSKPHRIVHGDLKPSNILLDANLISKLSDFGICRILSRREDSTDNTTECWRTHPKGTFVYMDPEFLASGELTPKSDVYSFGVILMRLLTGRPALGITKEVSYALETGKLKSLLDPLAGDWPFVQAEQLARLAMRCCEMNRKNRPDLYSDVWRVLDPMTASSGGTLSPSGLYQQTPSYFICPIFQEVMRDPHVAADGFTYEAEAIRGWLDSGHDDSPMTNSKLAHRNLVPNRALKSAIHDWLQSH; encoded by the exons ATGGCTGTGGTGAGTCCTGTGCCTGCAACAACACAAAGGATGGGTTCTGTGAGGCGAGTTCAAGAGGGTGAAATTGTTGGGGAGCCTAATCAAGCTGTGGTAGTTGATGAACCAATCTATGTTGCTGTGTCAAAAGAAGTGAAAGAGAGCAAGCTGAATCTGATATGGGCGATTCAGAACTCTGGAGGAAGGAGGATTTGCATACTTCATGTTCATGTTCCTGCAACCAAGATCCCTTTGA TGGGTGCTATGTTCCCTGCAAGTTCACTGAAAGAGCAGGAGGTTCGAGCATACCGGGATATTGAAAGGCAAACCATGCATAAGACTCTTGATGAGTATCTTCGTATATGTCAACGGATGGGG GTGCAGGCGGAGAAAGTGCATATTGAAATGGACAACATTGAAAAAGGAATTGTAGAACTTGTCTCCCAACGTGGCATCCAAAGGCTTGTCATGGGAGCGGCATCGGACCGATCCCATTCTAG GAGAATGATGGACTTGAAATCTAAGAAAGCCATCTTTGTATGTGAGCAAGCTCCGGCATTTTGTTGGATACAGTTTATCTGCAAAGGGCACCTTATACACACAAG GGATTTGGTACAACAAGTTCCAAACTCTGAAGCTGAACATCCAGTACTCCCGAGATCTCAATCTGTTATTACTCCGGGCCAAAATCAAACTAGTCATCGTCGGGAGTTATTTCGCAAAGTAAGGTCTGCCAATGATGGTGCTGTAGGGGGCATTATGCATGATTCTTCTCCAGATAACTTTGAAGGGTTCTCAACTCCACCAAATAGGTTAGGTACTGATTTAAGTTCTGATGAGTCAGATAGGCTGTCAAGGACAAGGAGTCCTTCAGCTTTGTCAGTGTGCTCCGATAGTGGTGCTGTTGACCCAATGTTGAGCCCAAATTCGGTTAGTGAGATTGCCGAGAACGTAGCAGAGTTGACTTTGAGCCATGCAATCAAAGAGGatcttcattcttctcctcCTAGTGTACTG GATGGAGGAATGAATGATACTATATATGATCAACTTGAATTGGCTATGGCTGAGGCCGAGAGAGCCACACGAAACGCATATCAAGAAACATATAGGCGTGGGAAAGCTGAAAAGGAGGCCATTGAAGCTATGCGAAAG GCTAAAATCTCTGAAAGTTTATATGTAGAAGAGTTGAATCTGAGGAAAAGGGCCGAGGAAGaactacaaaaagaaaaagaacaactTCAAAATATGAAGATCCAGAGAGACAAAGTTAAGGAAGAACTCCAACTTGCACTGGATCAGAAGTCATCACTGGAGAGCCAAATTGCATCATCCGAACTTATGATAAAGGAGTATGAGCAGAAGATCATTTCTGCCGTGGATCTGTTACAAAGCTACAAGAACGAACGGGATGAGTTGCAGGTACAGCGCGATGAAGTGCTGAGAGAGGCCACGGAGTTGAGGAAAAAACAAGGAGAGGCCTCTGGCACTCGCACGCCTCAATTGTTTTCGGAGTTCTCTTTCCTTGAGATAGAACAAGCAACAAATAACTTTGATCAGTCCCTAAAGATAGGAGAAGGTGGATATGGAAGTATATTTAAAGGTATGTTGCGGCACACTGAGGTGGCTATAAAGATGTTGCACTCTGACAGCATGCAAGGACCCTTGGAGTTTCAACAAGAG GTTGATGTATTGAGCAAGTTAAGGCATCCAAATCTTATCACACTTGTTGGAGCCTGCCCAGAATCCTTTACTCTTATCTACGAGTATTTACCGAATGGGAGCCTTGAAGACCGTCTGGTTTGCAAGGATAACACACCTCCCTTGCCATGGCAAACTCGAATTCGCATTGCTGCAGAACTTTGTTCAGCTCTCATCTTCCTTCACTCAAGTAAACCGCACCGCATAGTGCACGGTGACTTGAAACCCTCTAACATTCTCCTTGATGCAAACCTTATTAGCAAGCTAAGCGACTTTGGAATCTGCCGCATATTATCTCGTCGTGAGGATTCGACTGATAACACTACGGAGTGTTGGAGAACCCACCCAAAGGGAACTTTTGTTTACATGGATCCGGAATTCCTTGCGTCCGGGGAACTTACTCCAAAGTCAGATGTTTATTCCTTTGGAGTCATATTGATGAGATTGTTGACAGGAAGACCGGCCTTGGGAATAACAAAGGAAGTGTCCTATGCACTGGAAACCGGAAAGCTGAAATCCCTGTTGGATCCTTTAGCCGGAGACTGGCCATTCGTGCAAGCCGAACAATTGGCTCGCCTGGCCATGAGGTGTTGCGAGATGAATAGAAAGAACCGGCCGGATCTTTATTCCGATGTATGGAGGGTATTGGACCCCATGACAGCTTCCTCTGGAGGCACACTAAGTCCTTCAGGTCTTTACCAACAAACACCATCATATTTCATTTGTCCAATCTTTCAG gaagtaATGCGAGATCCGCATGTAGCTGCGGATGGCTTCACTTATGAAGCCGAGGCCATAAGAGGGTGGCTTGACAGCGGTCACGACGATTCGCCAATGACAAATTCGAAGCTTGCGCACCGCAATCTTGTTCCGAACCGCGCACTCAAGTCTGCAATCCATGACTGGCTTCAAAGTCATTAA